A part of Acidobacteriota bacterium genomic DNA contains:
- a CDS encoding shikimate kinase, with translation MNTDKIYLVGFMASGKSTVARALASRLHWRAEDVDDLIEKRERMTVAEIFARHGEPYFRAAEKDILALLRPMRHVVVATGGGTFVDPDNRAAINLDGVSVWLDVPLADLIPRMPLDGRRPLAADRTQLERLYAARLDCYRLATVRVNAARVPTAAIVDAILEAIQHLPPILRQPGLGA, from the coding sequence GTGAACACCGACAAGATCTACCTCGTCGGGTTCATGGCGAGCGGCAAGAGCACGGTGGCGCGCGCGCTGGCCTCCCGTCTCCACTGGCGCGCCGAGGACGTGGACGATCTGATCGAGAAGCGCGAGCGCATGACCGTCGCGGAGATCTTCGCCAGGCACGGCGAGCCCTACTTCCGTGCCGCGGAGAAGGACATCCTCGCGCTCCTCCGTCCCATGCGCCACGTCGTCGTCGCGACCGGCGGCGGAACGTTCGTCGATCCAGACAACCGCGCCGCCATCAATCTGGACGGCGTGTCGGTGTGGCTCGACGTGCCGCTGGCGGATCTGATTCCGCGCATGCCGCTCGACGGCCGCCGTCCGCTCGCCGCCGATCGGACCCAGCTCGAGCGCCTGTACGCCGCGCGGCTCGACTGCTATCGGCTGGCGACGGTCCGCGTGAACGCCGCGCGTGTGCCGACGGCGGCGATCGTCGATGCCATTCTCGAGGCCATTCAGCACCTGCCGCCGATTCTGCGGCAGCCCGGGCTCGGCGCCTGA
- a CDS encoding metallophosphoesterase family protein — protein sequence MRYLLISDIHANLQALEAVLEDAARIGYDAALCLGDLVGYGADPAGVIQRIDALRPAAIVRGNHDKVCAGLEPPTLFNDAARQSAEWTFATLSAGERERLARLPKGPASVEGSVEICHGAPFDEDYYVFTENDASRAIDAATVPLCLFGHTHVPAIFSSADDPVVHDNGTPAGELRLPRAGPALINVGSVGQPRDGDPRAAYGIVDVAKRVLQLRRVDYDVKEAQRRIRAAGLPEWLAVRLGRGQ from the coding sequence GTGCGCTATCTGCTGATCAGCGACATCCACGCCAACCTCCAGGCGCTCGAGGCGGTGCTCGAGGACGCCGCGCGCATCGGCTACGACGCGGCGCTCTGTCTGGGCGATCTCGTCGGCTACGGCGCGGATCCCGCCGGCGTGATTCAGCGCATCGACGCGCTTCGGCCCGCCGCCATCGTGCGGGGCAACCACGACAAGGTGTGCGCCGGGCTCGAGCCGCCGACGCTCTTCAACGACGCGGCGCGTCAGTCCGCCGAATGGACCTTCGCCACGCTGTCGGCCGGCGAGCGCGAGCGGCTCGCGCGCCTGCCGAAAGGGCCGGCGAGCGTGGAGGGCTCGGTCGAGATCTGTCATGGCGCGCCCTTCGACGAGGACTACTACGTCTTCACCGAGAACGACGCGAGCCGTGCGATTGACGCGGCGACGGTCCCGCTCTGCTTGTTCGGCCACACGCACGTGCCGGCGATCTTCTCGTCCGCGGACGATCCCGTCGTGCACGACAACGGAACGCCTGCCGGCGAGCTGCGGCTGCCCCGTGCCGGGCCCGCGCTCATCAATGTCGGATCGGTCGGCCAGCCTCGCGACGGCGACCCACGCGCCGCCTACGGCATCGTCGACGTCGCCAAGCGGGTCCTCCAACTGCGCCGCGTGGACTACGACGTCAAGGAAGCGCAGCGCCGTATTCGCGCCGCAGGGCTGCCGGAATGGCTCGCCGTGAGGCTGGGCCGAGGGCAATAG
- a CDS encoding CcmD family protein yields MAKEQLPAAPLVFAAYAFVWLALVVYVYSLWRRVARVERDLVDVNSRLQARR; encoded by the coding sequence ATGGCGAAGGAGCAGTTGCCCGCCGCGCCGCTCGTCTTCGCCGCCTACGCGTTCGTCTGGCTCGCGCTCGTCGTCTACGTCTACTCGCTGTGGCGGCGCGTCGCGCGTGTCGAGCGCGATCTGGTCGACGTCAACTCCCGCCTCCAGGCCCGCCGATGA
- the ccsA gene encoding cytochrome c biogenesis protein CcsA has protein sequence MRLSDRLVPVLLGLSAVMFTAAPYVIDRAPAEATMGLVQKIFYFHFPSAMTMMIAALVCGSASAVYLFTRRAGADRLAVAAAELTVVFGLITLVTGPLWARKSWGVWWEWDARITATFVMWMVFNSYLLLRRFGGAGSETLAAAVGFFGMALVPFIYWSVNLWRTIHPKTSVVPTLPVDMGIPLWFCWTAITLLFTALLLMRIRLERTSAALERAYLALEDQS, from the coding sequence ATGCGCCTCTCCGATCGTCTCGTCCCAGTACTGCTCGGCCTCTCGGCGGTCATGTTCACCGCCGCGCCCTACGTCATCGACCGCGCGCCGGCCGAAGCGACGATGGGGCTCGTCCAGAAGATCTTCTACTTCCACTTCCCGTCGGCGATGACGATGATGATCGCGGCGCTCGTCTGCGGAAGCGCGAGCGCGGTCTACCTCTTCACGCGCCGCGCCGGTGCGGATCGGCTCGCCGTCGCCGCGGCCGAGCTGACCGTCGTCTTCGGCCTCATCACGCTCGTGACCGGCCCGCTCTGGGCGCGCAAGTCGTGGGGCGTGTGGTGGGAGTGGGACGCGCGCATCACGGCGACGTTCGTGATGTGGATGGTCTTCAATTCGTACCTGCTGCTGCGGCGGTTCGGCGGCGCGGGCAGCGAGACGCTCGCCGCTGCGGTCGGCTTCTTCGGCATGGCGCTCGTGCCGTTCATCTACTGGTCCGTGAACCTCTGGCGCACGATTCACCCGAAGACGAGCGTGGTGCCGACGTTGCCCGTGGACATGGGCATCCCGCTGTGGTTCTGCTGGACCGCGATCACCCTGCTCTTCACCGCGCTCCTCCTGATGCGGATCAGGCTCGAGCGAACGTCGGCTGCGCTCGAGCGGGCCTACCTGGCCCTGGAGGACCAATCGTGA
- a CDS encoding heme exporter protein CcmB — protein MIRVIRTAWLIARKDLRVEARSRELVYTTLFFAVSVVLVFSFAFVRDGRAVDNAAAGILWVSVAFSGTLALGRTFERERQAETLRALLLAPVERSAVYLGKLFGIVGVLLLVELLLVPLVALLFQAPVWRAPGLLVALLAAGSLGFAAVGTLFAAMLVRAESRDVLLPVVLYPVTLPALVGGIQGTAAIFAPEPDLALAETWLSMLVFFDAVFVTLALWTFAPVMSE, from the coding sequence GTGATCCGCGTGATCCGCACCGCGTGGCTCATCGCGCGCAAGGACCTGCGCGTGGAAGCGCGCAGCCGGGAGCTCGTCTACACGACGCTCTTCTTCGCCGTCTCGGTCGTGCTCGTTTTTTCCTTCGCCTTCGTGCGCGACGGCCGGGCCGTGGACAACGCGGCGGCGGGGATCCTGTGGGTGTCGGTGGCCTTCTCGGGCACGCTCGCGCTGGGCCGGACGTTCGAGCGGGAACGGCAGGCCGAGACGCTGCGGGCGCTGCTGCTCGCGCCCGTCGAGCGGTCGGCCGTCTATCTCGGCAAGCTCTTCGGCATCGTCGGCGTGCTGCTGCTCGTCGAGCTGCTGCTCGTGCCGCTCGTCGCCCTGCTGTTCCAGGCGCCGGTCTGGCGCGCGCCTGGCCTGCTCGTCGCGCTGCTCGCCGCCGGCAGCCTCGGATTCGCCGCCGTCGGAACGCTGTTCGCCGCCATGCTGGTGCGCGCCGAGTCGCGCGACGTGCTGCTGCCCGTCGTCCTCTATCCCGTCACGCTCCCGGCGCTCGTCGGCGGCATCCAGGGCACCGCCGCGATCTTCGCGCCGGAGCCGGACCTGGCGCTGGCGGAAACGTGGCTGTCGATGCTGGTATTCTTTGATGCGGTTTTCGTCACTCTGGCGCTGTGGACGTTCGCGCCGGTCATGAGCGAATAG
- the ccmA gene encoding heme ABC exporter ATP-binding protein CcmA, whose protein sequence is MPADFDAVYVRDLSRHYGRRRALSRVTLDCLAGRIVGLFGPNGSGKSTLLGVLATLMRPTSGDVHYGDRPAAKWGDELRRHIGVLGHDLFLYADLTARENLEFFANLYGLPDAAARVEAALAAARLTERAHDRAGKFSRGLRQRLALERALLHRPRLVLLDEPFTGLDDASAAVLVERIRALRTERAIVVMATHDFELADGLVDDAICLREGRTIAMDGDGALRQRYRDAVARAAR, encoded by the coding sequence GTGCCGGCGGACTTCGACGCCGTCTACGTCCGCGACCTCTCGCGGCACTACGGCCGGCGCCGCGCGCTCTCGCGCGTGACCCTCGATTGCCTTGCCGGCCGCATCGTCGGGCTGTTCGGCCCGAACGGATCGGGGAAGTCGACGCTGCTCGGCGTGCTCGCGACCCTCATGCGCCCGACGTCCGGCGACGTGCACTACGGCGATCGTCCCGCCGCGAAGTGGGGCGACGAGCTGCGCCGCCACATCGGCGTGCTCGGCCATGATCTCTTCCTGTATGCGGATCTGACGGCCAGAGAGAACCTCGAGTTCTTCGCGAACCTCTACGGACTGCCTGACGCGGCGGCGCGGGTCGAGGCCGCGCTCGCGGCGGCGCGGCTCACCGAGCGTGCGCACGATCGGGCGGGGAAGTTCTCGCGCGGGCTCCGCCAGCGCCTCGCGCTCGAGCGCGCGCTGCTGCATCGGCCCCGTCTCGTCCTGCTCGACGAGCCGTTCACCGGGCTCGACGATGCGTCGGCCGCCGTCCTCGTGGAACGCATCCGCGCGCTTCGGACCGAGCGGGCGATCGTCGTGATGGCGACGCACGACTTCGAGCTCGCCGACGGGCTGGTCGACGATGCGATCTGCCTGCGCGAGGGACGGACGATCGCCATGGACGGCGACGGGGCGCTGCGGCAGCGCTATCGCGATGCGGTCGCGAGGGCCGCCCGGTGA
- a CDS encoding zinc ribbon domain-containing protein, with product MTSSGSSTERSRPGGDSGFQPWHFYMLLSLAGATWAVIQARHTHPAALLLISAAVLCAGLVASAMHRAVAGFFGGTTGEAEVVSEQRRAFLEQEKALVLRSIKELEFDRAMGKIGDADFADLSGRLRGRAVEIMTELERAAERPRPAERRAQSRAADAHARPEPRAALTCGTCRTRNEPDARFCKSCGARLA from the coding sequence ATGACGAGCTCCGGGAGCTCGACTGAGCGCAGCCGCCCTGGCGGCGATTCCGGATTCCAGCCCTGGCATTTCTACATGCTGCTGTCGCTCGCCGGCGCGACGTGGGCCGTGATCCAGGCGCGGCACACGCATCCGGCCGCGCTGCTGCTCATCAGCGCGGCGGTGCTGTGCGCCGGCCTCGTCGCGAGCGCGATGCACCGCGCGGTCGCCGGGTTCTTCGGCGGAACGACGGGCGAGGCCGAGGTCGTCAGCGAGCAGCGCCGCGCCTTCCTCGAGCAGGAGAAGGCGCTCGTCCTGCGGTCCATCAAAGAGCTCGAGTTCGACAGGGCGATGGGCAAGATCGGCGACGCGGATTTTGCCGACCTGAGCGGCAGGCTGCGCGGCCGCGCCGTGGAGATCATGACCGAGCTGGAGCGGGCCGCCGAGAGGCCGCGGCCGGCTGAACGCCGGGCCCAGAGCCGCGCCGCCGACGCGCACGCCCGCCCAGAGCCGCGTGCGGCGCTCACGTGCGGCACGTGCCGGACGCGCAACGAGCCCGACGCGCGGTTCTGCAAGAGCTGCGGGGCGCGGCTGGCATGA
- the ccsA gene encoding cytochrome c biogenesis protein CcsA: MSALGTFLLLAAFVTASGAFAASLAGARRRQTSLVQGGIGLFHVVTALMLLGSAVMIYSFVIGDYRIKYVQHYSNSAQPLFYKLASYWGGLDGSIMFWVALLSAFGSVAVWVNRERHRTLIPWVIATISVVQMFFLFLMVIHNNPFETFLSAAPADGEGLNPLLQNYYMAIHPPMLYLGFVGMTIPFAFGIAALASGQLDDSWLRAVRRWTMVAWLFLTVGLALGGLWAYEELGWGGYWGWDPVENAGMLPWFTATAFLHSVMVQERRGMLKIWNVSLVIVTFFLTIFGTFMTRSGVVQSVHAFGEDRELAWMFTGFMVFTLVVSFGLVIYRMPLLWARNELDSWASREAAFLANNWVLLFSAFFVLFATMFPTLSEAITGERLTVAAPFFNKWMTPVGFALLFLTGVGPLLAWRKSTLSNLRRQFLWPALVAGATAVGTRAAGIPLWASGLCFALCAWVTTTIVQEFARGASVRRATTGTDYFTALVGLFARSRRRYGGYVVHLGIVLVFLGFAGNGFERDVTVQLEPGQQVQLAPFTVTSRALTVTQDALKQMITAELEVARDGKTLGTMYPARWFYFGREGEPTTEVALRRGVGEDLYLVLVNYDVAKQQAHLLVRINPLVNWIWFGVGIMILGTGIALLPERTFAFATSRVAAESAVTTTLVLLMVAGAGVLPARAQHVDNPKLVIATPRSPLEKDLAEHIVCMCGTCGRRRIAECTCSEADRMRGELAGQVAEGKNRDAVIAWFVNRYGSQEVLAEPIDKGFNRLAWLLPYAIGAAGIVLVGAIAFRWTRRHEPESEAAAAGVAPRKDLEDRLDDELRELD, encoded by the coding sequence GTGTCCGCGCTCGGGACGTTCCTGCTGCTCGCCGCGTTCGTCACCGCGAGCGGCGCCTTCGCCGCCTCGCTCGCCGGCGCGCGTCGCCGGCAGACCTCGCTCGTCCAGGGCGGCATCGGCCTCTTCCACGTCGTCACCGCGCTCATGCTGCTCGGCTCGGCGGTGATGATCTACTCGTTCGTCATCGGCGACTACCGGATCAAGTACGTCCAGCACTACTCGAACTCGGCGCAGCCGCTCTTCTACAAGCTGGCCTCGTACTGGGGCGGCCTCGACGGGTCGATCATGTTCTGGGTGGCGCTGCTGTCGGCCTTCGGCAGCGTCGCCGTCTGGGTGAACCGCGAGCGGCACCGCACGCTGATTCCCTGGGTCATCGCGACGATCTCGGTCGTCCAGATGTTCTTCTTGTTCCTCATGGTCATCCACAACAACCCGTTCGAGACGTTTCTCTCGGCGGCGCCGGCTGACGGTGAGGGGCTGAACCCGCTGCTCCAGAACTACTACATGGCGATCCATCCGCCGATGCTGTACCTCGGCTTCGTCGGGATGACGATTCCGTTCGCCTTCGGCATCGCGGCCCTCGCGAGCGGCCAGCTCGACGACTCGTGGCTGCGCGCCGTGCGCCGCTGGACGATGGTCGCGTGGCTGTTCCTCACGGTCGGCCTCGCGCTCGGCGGGCTCTGGGCGTACGAGGAGCTGGGCTGGGGCGGCTACTGGGGCTGGGATCCGGTCGAGAACGCCGGCATGCTGCCCTGGTTCACGGCGACGGCATTCCTGCACTCCGTGATGGTGCAGGAGCGCCGCGGGATGCTGAAGATCTGGAACGTCTCGCTCGTCATCGTCACGTTCTTCCTGACGATCTTCGGCACGTTCATGACGCGGTCGGGCGTGGTCCAGTCGGTGCACGCGTTCGGCGAGGACCGTGAGCTCGCCTGGATGTTCACCGGCTTCATGGTGTTCACACTGGTCGTGAGCTTCGGCCTGGTGATCTACCGGATGCCGCTGCTGTGGGCCCGCAACGAGCTCGACTCGTGGGCTTCGCGCGAGGCGGCCTTCCTCGCCAACAACTGGGTGCTGCTGTTCTCCGCGTTCTTCGTGCTGTTCGCGACGATGTTCCCGACGCTGAGCGAGGCCATCACGGGCGAACGGCTGACCGTCGCGGCGCCGTTCTTCAACAAGTGGATGACGCCGGTCGGCTTCGCGCTGCTGTTCCTGACGGGCGTCGGGCCGCTGCTCGCCTGGCGCAAGTCCACGCTCTCGAACCTGCGGCGGCAGTTCCTCTGGCCCGCGCTCGTCGCCGGCGCGACGGCAGTCGGGACGCGGGCGGCCGGCATCCCCCTGTGGGCGTCGGGCCTTTGCTTCGCGCTCTGTGCGTGGGTGACGACGACGATCGTCCAGGAGTTCGCGCGGGGCGCGTCCGTGCGGCGTGCCACGACCGGCACGGACTACTTCACCGCGCTCGTGGGACTGTTCGCGCGCTCTCGGCGCCGCTACGGCGGCTACGTCGTGCACCTCGGCATCGTCCTGGTCTTCCTGGGCTTCGCCGGCAATGGGTTCGAGCGTGACGTCACCGTCCAGCTCGAGCCTGGCCAGCAGGTCCAGCTCGCGCCCTTCACCGTCACGTCGCGGGCCCTGACCGTCACGCAGGACGCCTTGAAGCAGATGATCACGGCCGAGCTCGAGGTCGCGCGCGACGGCAAGACCCTCGGGACGATGTACCCGGCGCGCTGGTTCTACTTCGGCCGCGAAGGCGAGCCGACGACGGAGGTCGCGCTCAGGCGCGGGGTGGGCGAGGACTTGTACCTCGTGCTCGTCAACTACGACGTCGCGAAGCAGCAGGCGCACCTGCTCGTCCGGATCAACCCGCTCGTCAACTGGATCTGGTTCGGCGTCGGGATCATGATTCTGGGCACCGGCATCGCGCTCCTGCCGGAACGGACGTTCGCCTTCGCGACGAGCCGCGTGGCGGCCGAATCGGCGGTGACGACCACGCTCGTTCTCTTGATGGTCGCCGGCGCTGGCGTGCTGCCCGCGCGCGCCCAGCACGTGGACAATCCGAAGCTCGTGATCGCGACGCCCCGCTCGCCGCTCGAGAAGGATCTCGCCGAGCACATCGTCTGCATGTGCGGCACGTGCGGGCGCCGCCGTATCGCCGAGTGCACCTGTTCGGAGGCCGATCGCATGCGCGGCGAGCTGGCCGGCCAGGTCGCCGAAGGAAAGAACCGCGACGCGGTCATCGCCTGGTTCGTGAATCGCTACGGCAGCCAGGAAGTGCTGGCCGAGCCGATCGACAAGGGCTTCAACCGGCTGGCGTGGCTCCTGCCGTATGCCATCGGCGCGGCCGGCATCGTGCTGGTGGGAGCCATCGCGTTCCGCTGGACGCGCAGACACGAGCCCGAATCCGAAGCCGCCGCGGCTGGCGTTGCGCCACGCAAGGACCTCGAGGACCGACTAGATGACGAGCTCCGGGAGCTCGACTGA
- a CDS encoding cytochrome c maturation protein CcmE produces MTRPVRAILSVVVVFGALGALLFTTMRESAAYYKHVDEVMDTPETWYGKQMNLHGFVVEKSIMKRPDTLDYRFNVKNGDKIVLASYTGVVPDTFKDGAEVVLTGTLGPDGFHAKEVMAKCPSKYDPEAKAAKGGQ; encoded by the coding sequence ATGACCAGACCCGTCCGTGCCATCCTCTCCGTGGTCGTCGTCTTCGGCGCGCTCGGCGCGCTGCTCTTCACGACGATGCGCGAGAGCGCGGCCTACTACAAGCACGTCGACGAAGTGATGGACACGCCCGAGACCTGGTACGGCAAGCAGATGAACCTCCACGGGTTCGTCGTCGAGAAGTCGATCATGAAGCGGCCCGACACGCTCGACTACCGCTTCAACGTCAAGAACGGTGACAAGATCGTGCTCGCCAGCTACACGGGCGTCGTGCCCGACACCTTCAAGGATGGCGCCGAGGTCGTGCTGACCGGCACGCTCGGCCCCGACGGGTTCCACGCGAAGGAAGTCATGGCGAAGTGCCCGTCGAAGTACGATCCCGAAGCCAAGGCCGCAAAGGGCGGGCAGTAA
- the maf gene encoding septum formation inhibitor Maf, with amino-acid sequence MRLVLASASPRRAELLEAAGFEFDVDPMDVDERVLPDEAAVLYVDRVARLKAAAAALRHPHRIVVAADTVVLRDEEILGKPRDTVEAHRMLHLLSGRSHEVLTAVAVAARGGLHTHLERTTVWFLPLSETDITWYVGTGEPMDKAGGYAIQGRASRFIPRIDGSYTNVVGLPIAGLARLLEEMSGRATLPRPAGSDVDIPGAGPYPEE; translated from the coding sequence ATGCGCCTCGTGCTCGCCTCCGCGTCGCCGCGCCGCGCCGAGCTGCTCGAAGCCGCCGGCTTCGAGTTCGACGTGGACCCGATGGACGTGGACGAACGGGTCCTACCCGACGAGGCCGCGGTGCTCTACGTCGATCGCGTCGCCCGGCTGAAGGCCGCGGCCGCCGCGTTGCGGCATCCGCACCGCATCGTCGTCGCCGCCGATACCGTGGTCCTGCGCGACGAGGAGATTCTCGGCAAGCCGCGCGACACGGTCGAGGCGCACCGCATGCTGCACTTGCTGAGCGGGCGATCGCACGAGGTGCTGACGGCCGTCGCCGTCGCGGCGCGTGGCGGCCTGCACACGCACCTCGAGCGCACCACCGTGTGGTTCTTGCCGCTCTCGGAGACCGACATCACCTGGTACGTCGGCACGGGAGAACCGATGGACAAGGCGGGCGGCTACGCCATCCAGGGGCGCGCGTCGCGGTTCATTCCCCGGATCGACGGCTCGTACACGAACGTCGTCGGTCTGCCGATCGCCGGGCTCGCCCGCTTGCTCGAGGAGATGAGCGGCCGGGCCACCCTGCCGCGGCCGGCCGGAAGCGATGTTGATATCCCTGGTGCCGGACCGTATCCTGAAGAGTGA
- a CDS encoding DUF721 domain-containing protein gives MLPLDHAALGALRAILDAQPLTDAKVMFAWTIAAGPALARAATVARGEDGVVRVRPASVAWQREIQRAVPLLRSRMADLLGPDVVEKLDVVPAR, from the coding sequence GTGCTCCCGCTCGACCATGCCGCGTTGGGCGCGCTCCGCGCGATCCTGGACGCGCAGCCGCTGACCGACGCGAAAGTGATGTTCGCCTGGACGATCGCCGCGGGTCCAGCGCTCGCGCGCGCGGCGACCGTCGCGCGCGGCGAGGACGGCGTCGTGCGCGTGCGGCCGGCGTCCGTGGCGTGGCAGCGCGAGATCCAACGCGCCGTGCCGCTGCTGCGATCACGAATGGCCGACCTGCTCGGGCCGGACGTCGTCGAGAAGCTCGACGTCGTCCCGGCGCGATAG
- a CDS encoding acetyl-CoA C-acetyltransferase, whose product MREAVIVGAVRTPTGKFLGTLKDVSATELGAIAIAALLERTAVDPAVIDECIMGNVVGAGLGQAPARQAALHGGLPHAVAALTINKVCGSGLKAVMLAAQGIAAGDIDAAIAGGMESMSNCPYLLQGARDGLRMGHRQLVDSMILDGLWDPFHDIHMGMTGEHVAEIHQVTREAQDRYAVESHRRAALATASGWFRDEIVPVEVRTKSAPVVLDRDESVRGDTSVEALGRLKPAFKRDGTVTAGNAPGVNDAAAALLVTSADMARTHGLEPMARIVGSATSGLEPKLVMMTPVEAVRKLLRRIGWTIDDVELVELNEAFSVQAVAVTRELGLDPERVNVHGGAVALGHPIGASGARILTTLLYALRRTGRTRGIATLCLGGGNGVALAVEAL is encoded by the coding sequence ATGCGCGAAGCGGTGATCGTCGGCGCCGTTCGAACACCGACCGGCAAGTTTCTCGGCACGCTCAAGGACGTCTCCGCCACCGAGTTGGGAGCGATCGCCATCGCGGCCCTGCTCGAGCGGACGGCAGTCGACCCGGCCGTCATCGACGAGTGCATCATGGGCAACGTCGTCGGCGCCGGGCTCGGACAGGCACCGGCGCGGCAGGCAGCACTCCACGGCGGGCTGCCCCATGCGGTCGCCGCGCTGACGATCAACAAGGTGTGCGGCTCCGGCCTGAAAGCCGTGATGCTCGCGGCCCAGGGCATCGCGGCCGGCGACATCGACGCCGCGATCGCGGGCGGCATGGAGTCGATGAGCAACTGCCCGTATCTGCTGCAAGGCGCCCGCGACGGCCTGCGGATGGGCCATCGCCAGCTCGTGGACTCGATGATCCTCGACGGCCTCTGGGATCCGTTCCACGACATCCATATGGGCATGACCGGCGAGCACGTCGCGGAGATCCACCAGGTGACGCGTGAAGCGCAGGATCGGTACGCGGTCGAAAGCCACCGCCGCGCGGCCCTGGCGACGGCGTCCGGCTGGTTCCGCGACGAGATCGTGCCGGTCGAGGTTCGGACGAAGAGCGCCCCCGTCGTGCTCGACCGTGACGAGAGCGTTCGCGGCGACACCAGCGTCGAGGCGCTCGGCCGTCTGAAGCCGGCGTTCAAGCGCGACGGCACCGTGACGGCCGGCAACGCGCCGGGCGTGAACGACGCGGCCGCCGCCCTCCTCGTGACGAGCGCCGACATGGCGCGTACGCACGGCCTCGAGCCGATGGCCCGAATCGTCGGCTCGGCCACCTCGGGTCTCGAGCCGAAGCTCGTCATGATGACGCCCGTCGAGGCCGTGCGGAAGCTCCTGCGCCGGATCGGCTGGACGATCGACGACGTCGAGCTCGTGGAGCTGAACGAGGCGTTTTCCGTTCAAGCCGTGGCGGTCACGCGCGAGCTGGGCCTCGACCCCGAGCGCGTCAACGTCCACGGCGGCGCCGTCGCGTTGGGCCATCCGATCGGCGCGAGCGGTGCGCGCATCCTGACCACGCTGCTCTACGCGCTGCGGCGGACCGGCAGAACGCGCGGCATCGCCACGCTCTGTCTTGGCGGCGGCAACGGCGTCGCGTTGGCGGTGGAGGCACTGTGA
- a CDS encoding 3-hydroxybutyryl-CoA dehydrogenase (converts (S)-3-hydroxybutanoyl-CoA to 3-acetoacetyl-CoA), with product MREVGVAGAGTMGAGIAQAFAQAGYRVRLYDSAPEAYARAREAIERSLAKLVEKQAIGSADREAALGRIHRAASIEALDAADFVIEAIVEDADEKRTLFTALDALVRPDVVLASNTSSIQIATLAAVTRRPAQIVGMHFMNPVPLMPLVEVVRAVTTSHATVEVVTALARSLGKTPVEAADRPGFIANRVLMPMINEAVSALADAVGTAEAIDTVMKLGMRHPMGPLALADLIGLDVCAAIMDVMAKGLGSDKYAPHSLLRRMVAQGKLGRKTGEGFYRYR from the coding sequence ATTCGAGAAGTCGGCGTCGCGGGTGCGGGGACGATGGGCGCGGGCATCGCGCAGGCATTTGCCCAGGCGGGATATCGGGTGCGCCTGTACGATTCGGCACCCGAAGCCTACGCCCGAGCGCGCGAGGCGATCGAACGCAGCCTCGCGAAGCTCGTCGAGAAGCAGGCGATCGGATCCGCGGACCGGGAGGCGGCGCTCGGCCGCATCCATCGTGCCGCGTCGATCGAGGCGCTGGACGCCGCCGACTTCGTGATCGAGGCCATCGTCGAAGACGCGGACGAGAAGCGGACGCTTTTCACGGCGCTCGACGCGCTCGTCCGGCCGGACGTCGTCCTCGCGTCGAACACGTCCTCCATCCAGATCGCCACGCTGGCGGCCGTGACGCGTCGTCCGGCACAGATCGTCGGCATGCACTTCATGAACCCGGTGCCGCTCATGCCGCTCGTGGAAGTCGTGCGCGCGGTCACGACGTCGCACGCGACCGTGGAGGTCGTGACGGCGCTCGCCCGGTCGCTCGGCAAGACGCCCGTCGAAGCCGCGGATCGCCCGGGCTTCATCGCCAACCGCGTGCTGATGCCGATGATCAACGAGGCCGTGTCGGCGCTCGCCGACGCGGTCGGTACCGCCGAAGCGATCGACACCGTCATGAAGCTCGGGATGCGCCACCCGATGGGCCCGCTCGCGCTCGCGGATCTCATCGGCCTCGACGTCTGCGCCGCGATCATGGACGTGATGGCGAAAGGCCTCGGCAGCGACAAGTACGCGCCCCATTCGCTGCTGCGACGCATGGTCGCGCAAGGAAAGCTCGGACGAAAGACGGGCGAGGGCTTCTATCGATATCGGTAG